The Primulina huaijiensis isolate GDHJ02 chromosome 9, ASM1229523v2, whole genome shotgun sequence genomic interval gtatcaatattttttaagtcaaattaaaaatttttttgtgtcaattcaataaatactttaaagtttcataaaaaaaaaagaaattcaagcGAGGATGGGGATCCATGGGGCAGGAATCCCCATCCCCGATTTTGTAGAATCGGGGATGGGGGCGGGGATATAAATCGGGGGTAGGGATGGGATGGCAAATCCGCCCCCGCCCATTGCCATCTCTAAGCTAGAGGCACATGAAGAACAACTTCAAGCGAGATTCACGCTGAGATATCCAATCTTTATCTTCTTGAATATCGTGATCATGGGTTTAAACATGAATTTATTTCGAACCCATGTGTATGTGCTTTATCTTTGGACTAAATATTCAATTAATttattcttgtatctaattattgattgatattttttatcacTACGTGTGAGTAATCTGACCAATTATTTGTATATTTGTTGTTTGATCTCAAACTGAAAGGTCAGATATTAAAGTTTAGCTTCACAATATCAATCAACACATGTTTAAACCGACTATAAAGAAATAATATTCAGTTTCAAAATAGTAAAAAGTTTGCTGAGCTGAACAACAAATCTGGTAGATCGCTTATCGATCATCTCCACAAGAATAATGAAAAGGAGAGCAGACCAGTTAACCTTTATTCTTGCCAAAAACTTTTCTTTAGTGATGGCATCAAACAATCCAGTTTTCACCAGTAAAAGCCTTGGAAATAAGATATATCAAACTTGAAATTTCATATTCATTTACTTCTTCTTGCTTGAGACGGAAATGGCACTATCAGAAGCAGATTACTTCAATTTCATCTAGGATATAACCAATTGAGAGAGTTGTGAAATATCAGAGAGTTCTTGGGTTGGCAGATTGAAGGTGGAATCAAACAGTGCTTTGTCGAGAGTGATCTTTTACACCGCTTTTCCCCAGTTTCTCTCTCTCGAGTTCTAGCCCATATATCTTaagttttctagccagtttagTTTAGTGTGCGGAAGCTTCAGAGTTAATCTCGACTCGAGGAGAGGTAGGTGAACCGGGACGCGTAGATCGAGACGTCATCAACGGGCTGGTAACGAATGTATGTATAATCATAATACCTTAAATAGAGATTTAAGGATCATTAGAAAGAACTTTGAAGCATGTTTAGTGATTATGGATCTTGCTTGATAATGATTTCAGTATGTTGGTAATGTATAGGCTCAGATGACTAAATTTTCTATCAGGTTGTTTTTGTGAGATatgtgatgtactgactgagatatccaagagTAATATACACGCTTATATAATGCATATTTATCTGTTgtatgatacatgttttactgctttgacatattatgcatgacatatcacgTTGGACATGATATGCTTGGACAAAACCGACTGTTCATTATGCGAGTTATTATTGGATTGAATCTTCATCTGATGTTTTTTCTTCTGTATAATAATATCCTCATTTTTCTGAAATCTAAGAGCCGAACTGCTTGAGATATTAAAAAAACCAGCGAAAAAAGGGGCAAAAGGCTGTTACGAATCAAATACAGCATAATGAATCTCTTTAAAAGAAATGAGttttaaatgaagaataaatGGTTAAATATTGCTTGATCACCATTCAATGGATTGGAACATACGCCTTCAAAGTCCGTACCTGATGTGGGCTTTGctgaattttcatttttggcTGCAGAAAGATCTGAAATCGGTGATTTTTCCTAAAGGGTATGTCGAAGATTGGATTTTTTCATACTTCGTCCTCAGCTTTTGTTTTTCTAAGATTTATAGCTATGATTTTATTGCTCATATATGTGAAGAAATGTGCCTATCTTGTGGTATTATAATTGATCATCACTCCTCCAGAGTTGAAACAATGAGGCATTCAGTGTTTCTCTAGTTGAATTTGCCTTTCGGAATGGTCGCATTAGTAGTAAACCAATTGGAGTATGAATAGATTGCATGGGAATGGATGGAACGGGATGAGAATGGCTAGTTCGGTTCAATAGTTCCATCTTGTCAAGGTTGAAATGTGAATAGATTGTATCAGTCACAAAATTCAGCAGAGGCAAAGAAAGGTATAGAACCAGAAAAACTGTGGAACAGCCAAATTGTTGGATATGGAATTGACGATACAAATTCTGTTTTAGCTGTTTAACTGAGAAACAATTCTCTATAACCttagttaaaaatatataattaactgCTTTGCAAGTGCTGAATAGGGAAGGCATAAACGCAATTTTACCGCTAGTCTGTTTAAGACGTTCAATGTTCCTTTCCACTGCTGAGAATGATATATTGGGTACGGTGCTTCAACTCAAGTTGCTGTTAACTAGGGAATCAGTGCTAGTACACTATCTTCAGTATTATTTCTTCTGTCCCTGGCACAAGGTTTTAGTAGCTATACAGGAATAGAAAGGCTGCCACTGGATGGTTCTTGTTGATTcgattgttatttatttaagacATTGCTACAAAATCATCTTTCATCGTAAAATAACACAAAACGGGGACTTTAAAGTTCAAATTCAATAACTAACATTTACCCTTGTGTGATAAAAGTAGATGCCTGCCTCGATTCTTTTTTCTTCCAAAAAGAGAGAACATTTAATCCACACGACATTTTCATGTATCGATGATCTAGCTACCGTTTGGATTGTTAGTAAAAGGTAGTCTTCACAGCTAAAGGCAACAAATTAATGTATCGTTATTTCTAGAAGGACTTCTTTGTTTTGCTGCATATAAATTGTATGGCCACACACAGTCTTATATTTATCTTTTGGTCATTGTGAATTCTTTTGACGAGTTAATTCTTCACTCAATAACTATAACTGATACTATTagtccttttctttttttattttgcagGTTACCCATCGAATTGGTGGTTAGTATGTATTTATTGTAGCTAAATTTATTCTGTTTTATACCTGCTATGTGCCAGGGATGATCTATAATTGCTGAAAGTTTAACCTACAGTAGATTTTGTTCTTTGTTTTTCCGTTATACTTACTTTTTGAGAGTTGGGGGATTATTTACAAATCTGTAGCTTAAAAGACTTTCTATTAACTATGAAGTATTGATATTCATTGACAGATCAATGTATCCAATGCAGAGATCACAGGGCCAGGCGACATGCTATGATCTACCAGTCCCCATTTCAACTTGCCATGAGCGGTAGAGAAAATATGAGAGCTTCTTGTCTTGTAGATGCCTTTCATCCGGAACCACCGAGTCTACCAGGAAAAAAGAATCTGAGGTTCTTCTCCCTCCAGTTAAGAATTTCTACATGGTGTTCTGCTCTTTGTTATTGGTTTCAACTTTCAAGATACCAGAGTCTTATCATTCTTGCAGGGCTGCAGCAAGTGGGGTTTTCAAGGAACTGATATTCGAACCAAAAGAGTGAGCCGCGTTTTTATGCGTTTCTATTTAACTATTTATCTGCCTGAACATGGAAATTTTTAAGTCTTACCATCTTTTTTTTTGGCGATTCCCATTATTTGAACACTCTTGACCGGATTCAGAATGACAGCCAAGTAAGTAGCATCCACCAAGATTATATCATTCTTTCTGTTGTTGACCGTCTGTGGATGAATGGGATACATTTGCTTCTTCAAATTTAGAAACTAATAGCCGTATGCAAAATAGTAGTCAATGCACACAGCTACGTGAACGACATTTTGAGTGTCTAGAATTCGAATTTGAGGGGGAAAAATTGTTAAATGAGAAGTCTTGATTATAAACAAGTTAAATAAAGACGAATTGACAGCATCACAGCAACATAAACTTTAATGAAAAGATGGGTTGTGTTAAATACTAGTTACGTTTGTGCCATAAATTGTTGGGGCCGAACTGTTGTTTATGCAATTAATCCAACAAGAtgcattaaattttaaaaaaaaaaagtttcagtgtgtgtgtgtatgtgtatcTTGGCTGCTGGAAATGATTCCAGTTCCCTCCAATTCAACAGGTCAGGGTGGGTTAGGATTGGAACCCACCAGTTACAGGTTATGTTCGGAAAGTAGGAATCGTGCTGCCCGACCACGCATACCCAATGATAAATGGACTGACGAAGACGGTGTTGAACATTTTGTGGTAAGTGGTAactaaatttttctaaaaaaaatccacATCCCCATATTTGTCTgtgagaagaatttgatgacaTTTCTTAAGCTACAGAACAGATTCCCCTGACCCAGTGAAGAgttattttgcatgcatggggAAAGGAGAGGGGACAATCAATCGGAGAAGAACAGatgaatttcatatttatttatttttccaaaatcaGATTTTTGTCCCCTGATGTAATACATTACCCCATGCTCTCTATAAAATCTGGGATCAATCCATGATCATGAGCCAGGGTGAGGATTTTAGCGGATTCAAAATCGCTACTTGTATTTTATGTGCACATTCACTAAATTGCTGAAACTAGATTCGAAACATTTCAAGGCTGACCGACATGCATACGTTGTTGAAGGTTAATTTCCAAATTCGTGGTCCAAATGGAGCTGGCAAAGTTTACGCAGAGATGTTTAAAGACAAGGTGGACAAGCAGTGGAAGTTCATGTGCCTAATTGTTGAAGTTACATAGCCTTCACCAGCTCAACTAATGCTCTGAGTCTTCCGTTCCACAGTGAGACAACGTAGAACCCTAAAGTTGAAAACTTTCCATGGATTTTGATTTCATTTACTAGCAAAAACCCATCACATAATGAAATTATgggttttttgtttaaaatttcggTGTCGAAGCAATGCGAGTCATGTTCGATTTTGGTAACCATAGCAGGAGTTGTTCACAAATGTTATTATGAAGTTATGTTCAATGTAGTCgaattcatttgatttttcttctttgttCCTTTTTTTCCTTCCCCTTTTTATGGGGTCGGAAATCATTCATTGCAATAGTAACAAAACTAACAGAAGTTGGTAGTCATTATATAGAGaacttaaaaaacaaaaaatgtacTTGTAATTTCGCCATCTACTCATCTGCCTTCTCTAGGACGTACTCCTAATCCGGTCCTTATATTTGCACCCACCACCTTCATGTCTTCTACCTACGACGTAACATTCAACCAAACAGAAAATTGCATTGACAAGTTTAAGGCTTGATTTGGGATttggaaagaaaagaaatttaaaaacttCGATTGTTTGGGAAGTTGGGAGATTTTAAtggaaggaaaagaaaggaaaacatGTTACAAATTTAGAGTAAAATTTTACTTCAAATGCTGCTGGAAATGGATGGAAAAATTTAATCTTTTCTGCTCTCTTCTTTTCTTTACTCTTAATCTCAGCTAACTACAATATTGAATTCCATCCAAACAGAAAAGAAAGATGAATATTAAAGAAGACATACAGAATGGATGCCAGAAGCTCGGAGAGAAGCAGTGGCGGCGCAGGCGGAGGCACCGACGAATAGGGAGGCGACTGAGAACGCCTTAAAGGGCATCAGACGCGAGTCTCCGGCGCCCCCTTTTCTGAATGCGGAGATCCCCCACCCTAATTGAGCTAAGCTGGCGGCGGCCCACCACCAGTACTGTTTCAACCCAGTCACGACGTCTCGACCTTTCCCTTCCTCTTCCA includes:
- the LOC140984887 gene encoding uncharacterized protein isoform X2, which produces MPNGSEMEEEGKGRDVVTGLKQYWWWAAASLAQLGWGISAFRKGGAGDSRLMPFKAFSVASLFVGASACAATASLRASGIHSTVNNRKNDIILVDATYLAVILNPVKSVQIMGIAKKKDVP
- the LOC140984887 gene encoding uncharacterized protein isoform X1 produces the protein MPNGSEMEEEGKGRDVVTGLKQYWWWAAASLAQLGWGISAFRKGGAGDSRLMPFKAFSVASLFVGASACAATASLRASGIHSTVNNRKNDIILVDATYLAVILNPVKSVQIMGIAKKKDGKT